The DNA sequence TCAATTTCCAACCGGAGCGCATAGTACAAAACCAGCAGCAGCACGCCGGGAATAGCTAGCGACATGAGTTGTAGCAGCCCACCCTTATTTTTCAAAACAGAGGAATACTTTTGATTATGGTGTATCCTGTTGATAAAACCGAAAGCTCCCAGAAACAGTATTGAGCTCAGGAACTGTATGTTGAAAAAGGGAGCTAAACGCATTTCCGGATATTCAAAATTGTAGTAATTGTAGCTCATCGACCAGTCCTGAATCAAACTAAAGAATGCCAGTATCATCAGCGGGTAAGACATCCATTCGTAAACAGCTACCTGCTTGGTACGGCCAATCCAGAAGAGCAAAGCCGCTTCTCCTGCCCACAAAAGGGTTACCCAATTGCCATCCAACTGCACCGGAATCGCCAGCGTGATAAAGACCAGCACCAAGCCTGCAATCAAGTAGAAAAGTTTCTTGTCCGCCAATTGCTTGCGATAGATGGTGGCACTGACGACAAAGTGGATGACCGCATTGCCCAGCGTAAACAAACCCAACAACTGTTCCCCCGTCTCGTGCCCGTTCAACAAGCCATAACCTATCCCGTAAAAAATAAATGAGTTGGCCAGGAGCAACAAAATATCAGCGCGACTGAATTGCTCTTTTTGCAGCAGCTTATAAGCCAGAAAAGTCAGGTAAAAAATGACAAAAAACAGGCACAAAAAGGTGAGTGCTAAGCCAAAATGCAGGTGGGTCCGATAGTCCAGCAAGCACCAGGAGGTATACAGAAGCCAAGTCAGTCCGAAGGAGGAATAGTACAGTGGTTTCCAGTATTTCCGAAAGGCAATAACCATGATGCCAACGTTGATGATAGCAACATAACTAAAAAGCACCGCCACTTGGCCAGATCCCTCGCTCAGTAAAAACGGCACTGCGTAGGCACCTACCATACCAATCAACGCAATCACCTGCTTGTTGTAATTGAGCGCAGCTACCACCGTGAAGGCCGTAAATCCGACCATCAACCCAAACGCCATTGCTTGGGGGATCAATCCATAAAGACTGTACGCCAGGTAAGTGATAAAATACAAAATCGTCATGGCGCCGCTCACCAAAACAGCACTGTAGCTTTCGTAGTTTTTCTTCAGCTTTATCCCAAAACCCAGCAAGCCAATCCCGGCCAGATAACCCAAAATAATCCGGGTGAGCGGATTGATCAGGTTGT is a window from the Lewinella sp. LCG006 genome containing:
- a CDS encoding DUF2339 domain-containing protein produces the protein MADHQDQINELLRKLDLLSKKQEGFAQEISRLSMEINTLKAVDAHARWSSEASTAPKEVSPDPIEAAVPEEITTKDYPLAQARTPKAAMEYMVPKEVAPPKAKLDLEKFIGENLINKIGIAITVIGVAIGAKYSIEHNLINPLTRIILGYLAGIGLLGFGIKLKKNYESYSAVLVSGAMTILYFITYLAYSLYGLIPQAMAFGLMVGFTAFTVVAALNYNKQVIALIGMVGAYAVPFLLSEGSGQVAVLFSYVAIINVGIMVIAFRKYWKPLYYSSFGLTWLLYTSWCLLDYRTHLHFGLALTFLCLFFVIFYLTFLAYKLLQKEQFSRADILLLLANSFIFYGIGYGLLNGHETGEQLLGLFTLGNAVIHFVVSATIYRKQLADKKLFYLIAGLVLVFITLAIPVQLDGNWVTLLWAGEAALLFWIGRTKQVAVYEWMSYPLMILAFFSLIQDWSMSYNYYNFEYPEMRLAPFFNIQFLSSILFLGAFGFINRIHHNQKYSSVLKNKGGLLQLMSLAIPGVLLLVLYYALRLEIENYWQQLYFDSTITNSPNPEGYSESHSNTDLLSFKNIWVINFSLLFVAVLSFVNIRKWRHTLLAYTSLVLNLLAIAAFLVVGLYELSVLRESYLSKNLAEYYKLGVFHLGIRYVCYCFAALVLAACYAYRRQDFVKRKLNVAFDLLLHLVILWVASSELINWMDIANSTQSYKLGLSILWGVYALLLIALGIWSSKQHLRIGAIVLFGLTLIKLFFYDISHLDTLAKTIVFVSLGVLLLIISFLYNKYKHLITDERTDEIDG